The Nymphaea colorata isolate Beijing-Zhang1983 unplaced genomic scaffold, ASM883128v2 scaffold0729, whole genome shotgun sequence sequence GCACTTGCAGCATTCCTTGAGCAGTTCAAGCTCTCCCTGCTGCTCCTAATTCTCCTTCTCCACTAGTCGGCTCTTGCTGAGGAACCGAACAGCTGGCTCTTGGTCAGTTTGCTCCTCCTTACGTACTTGGACCGCTTGGAGATGCCGCTTTTGGCGAAGGAGAGCAAGGAATGCTGACTGACTGCAGAATTGGTTAGGTCCTTGCTTCGGTCAGTAATTGGCACCTGGGATGACTTTGGCTGGTTTGGCTGTGTGAGTGGTAGGGAAGAATGGGCAAAAATGGTGTGATATTGCAATTCATGAATATTTGTTATAGGGATGGCTAAAAGTTCAGGCAAAAGAGGGcaatttcaatataattttaGATCTGAAGAAGCGAGATTACGAACCAGACAGGTAGCAGATTGCTGTTTTTTATTGCTATTGTGTTTGGATGAGGGATTTACTTTTTCTGGTGGTGACGAAGGATTACTGATGGATATGCTCCACCATTCATTAATCAATGCCCTACTCGCAACCACTCCATTTCCACCTAATCTTCAACTTTATCAATCTTTGACGGGATATATGTATGATTGGACAATGAGCATAATTTGAGTGCATATCTATGCATATAATATGGCTTCCAGCTTCTGCTACTGGGACGCCAAGAGCAGGACTGACGCCATCGTCATCGTCATCAACCAGACCGTCGTGACTGCGCTGCTGGTGGTTGCTGCTCTCCGCATTCCCACCCTCTACCGCCTCTACCGCTAGCGGCTGTCCATAAACGTGGGGAGAATCGCGCTGATCCACGCCCTGGTGATCTCGTGGGGCATCTGTACAAATGCAGATACGCAGTCCAGCTGGCCATCAACTACTATTCGATCGCCGTCTTTCTGAGTTTGGGTGAGGAAGTGGACAATGCAAGCATGATGCACCACTCGGAGGTGTACGCGCTGCTGAGTGCCTTCCCCGGATATATAATTCAGACTATATACATCACCATCTGCTACACCTTGTATTGCTCTCCTTACAAAGCTGCAGAAACATAGTGAGGGAAACCCACATTCGCAAGTTCCCCAACTACTGTCTCAAGTTCATCCTGGTCATGAAGGTCTACTACTTCTACAGGCTAGCCATATGGCTGACGACGGTGATCCTGCTAGCTGTTTCCTCTTCAAATTCTGTGTCTGCTGCTTCCCTCGCGTAATTCATCTCGCTGATATTTGATTCGGTGGTGATAAACGGCTTCATCTTGGCCTCGCTGCACATCTTCATCAACAGGCTCACCCACCTCAACTTCAAGAAGCTGAAACGCGAGTATCAGCTGATGTTCTGTGTTTCGCTGTGCCGCATCATCGTGGACTCGCTCTTCGTCGGCTTCGGCCACAACTAGGAAGGCTTCTGCGTCAGTGAGGTCCACTACCGCGTCACCTACACCCTGCTCTACAACATAGTCGGCAACTACGTGATGCACTTCCTGCCCATTTCGGTCATCCTCAAGATCTACTACTTCGACGAGAGGATTTTCATGGAGAGGGATGAACTCATTCCCAGATCTTCCACCCCCCAAACGCCCTCATGAAACAGGAATCCATCCAACTGCCTGCAGGACACCCAAAATGATGATTAAATTGGCTAATGTTCACAACTGTAAATCTTGTATGATCATGGTGGCAATTCGACGATATACTTCTGTACGGTCGTAGGGCAGAGCATAGGGATACGTATGATGTTGCGTATGAtgttttttggtgttttgggTGGATGTCCCGATTTGTGACTGATCTCTGCTATATAATATGGCTGATTGGTTCTGCTACTGGGACGCCAGGAGCAAGACGGACGCGATGGTTATCATCCTCAACCAGTGCGTCGTCTCCACCATCTTCTTCATGGCCGCCTTCCGCCTCCCCAACCTCTACGCCGTCCGCAAGTCCCTCCCCATCAACGTCGCCCGCATCGCCCTCATCCACCTCCTCGTGCTCTTCTGGGCCATCGCCCAGTCAGCCGTCAACCTCTACTCCATCTACTCCTACCTCTCCATCCCGCACGAGCTCACCGCCGGCTAAATGCTCGAGTACTCCCACGGGTACGCGTTGGCTGCGGCCTTTCCGGGATTCCTGGTGCAGACGCTGTTCATAACTATCTGCTTCACCTTGTACGTGTGTGCTTAGGTAGTTGTCGCAACCTCGTGAGCGAGTACGACATTCGCAGGTTCCCTCCATATTCACTCAAGTTCGTGGGCGCGATGCGGGCCTACTTCCTGCTGCGAGTGCTGATCCGCATCACCATCGTCTTCCTGATCGCGTCCTGCGAGGACGAGGAGGCCGAGCTCTACTCGACCATCGAGTTCGTTTCGCTGATCGTGGACTCAGCCATCATAAACGTGTTCCTGCTGGCGTCGCTGAGGATATTCATGAGTCGGCTCAACCACCCCCACTTCAACACGCTCAAGCGGGAATTTCTGATAATGGTCTGCTGCAGTATTTGCCGCATCATCATCGACTCCCTCTACCTAATATTTACGCTGAGCCGCGAGTCCTCCAGCGAGAGCTGGTGCATCAGCGAAAACAACTACCAGTGGATGTAAGTTTGGCCCTATGTAGCTACACTGCTCTCTACAACGTGATGGGGAACTACCTGATGCACTTCTTGCCGATGGCGGTCATCCTGTGGGTGTACCGATTCGACCATAGGGAAGTGCAGGAGAGCGAGGAACTCATACCCAGAACAGAACCAACTGATAGCTTCCAATCCCAATGATCTTTATACAATCGAGTACAAATATTTTTCGCCCTCCCTAATTCGTTACATAAACCAATAACCATCCATAAATGATAATCAAGCAATGGTAGAGTAAAGCAGATGATGGACAATCTAATCTAATGTGCTTTTATGGCTTGTGAATGGATGGTTTGGCTAGTTGGTGCGATCTAGCATGATAATGGCTAATTCTAATTTAAATAGGGCGTATGATCATTTCTTGGGGACCTTGGCGTCGATGAAGAGGGGGGACTGGGCGAGGGGGCCCTTGGTGCGGACCAGCTTCACGTCGGAGCCGTTGTTGATGATGGTGCCCTCGGCGGCTCTCTTCTGGTAGTCGAGACGGGTGAGCTTGGTGAATCCCCACTTGTTGGAGACGACGATTCTCTGACTGCCGGGGAATTTGTTCTTGGCTCTTCTGAAGGCCTCGAGAGCCTTCTTGACGTCGCCCTCACGGATGCGGACGGAGTAGAGAATGGAGCCGATTTTGACTCTGGCGGCCTTGCCGTAGGATTTACCGAAGGCGCCTCTCATTCCTGCCTGGAGTCTATCAGCTCCAGCGCATGATAACATCTTATTGATTCTGAGCACGTGCCAGGGGTGCACGCGGCACCGCATGTGGAAGTTGTCCTTGCCCACGTGCTTGGTCAGGTACTTGTTGCAGGCGATACGCGAGGCCTCCAGAGCTTCGGAGGAGATCTGCTCGACCTCGTTGGAGACGATGTGGACCACGAAGGGGAAGTCAGCCACGGGGGCCTTCTTGCGACCGATATCGTAGATGCGGATCTTGGGGTCAGGCACACCTCGGTTGTAGCGTGACTTGGGGTAAGGCTTTCCGCGGCAGACGCGGTAGCAGCGAGCTGGTCTTCTGCCCATAGATTGTGATAATAATTATTAGaattaaataatcaaatatcaATTAATCCACCCCACCCTCCCACCGCCCCTCGCCGCCCCAACGCTCACCACCGCCCCGCCCGCATCCATCCACAGACAGCTAATTATGCCCACCATTATCGGAACGCCGGAGAAGGCTGCAGGCAGTATTTGGAGCAGGATGGGATGGAGATGCAGCCAGTGATAGTGAGGACGATTGTAATATAGGTAGGGGGCGGGTGTAATATAAGGAGGGGATCAGGGGAGGAAGGCTTCTTTGAAGTTGGGTATTTCCTGGAGGTAGTGGAGGAGGTGGGAGAAGGT is a genomic window containing:
- the LOC116245542 gene encoding uncharacterized protein LOC116245542; protein product: MGRRPARCYRVCRGKPYPKSRYNRGVPDPKIRIYDIGRKKAPVADFPFVVHIVSNEVEQISSEALEASRIACNKYLTKHVGKDNFHMRCRVHPWHVLRINKMLSCAGADRLQAGMRGAFGKSYGKAARVKIGSILYSVRIREGDVKKALEAFRRAKNKFPGSQRIVVSNKWGFTKLTRLDYQKRAAEGTIINNGSDVKLVRTKGPLAQSPLFIDAKVPKK